A section of the Candidatus Tisiphia endosymbiont of Nedyus quadrimaculatus genome encodes:
- a CDS encoding IscS subfamily cysteine desulfurase, with protein MDELEKLRQKVKLSGKSLPIYMDYQATTPMDTRVLECMLPYFTTKFGNPHSRSHSFGWEAEEAVELSRKAVARLIGADPKEIIFTSGATESNNLAIKGIAKFYGNKKNHIVTVVSEHKCVLDACRHLEDGGFKVTYLPIQPSGLIDLEILKNAITDQTILVSVMAVNNEIGVIQPIKEIGKICRERGVFFHSDIAQGYGKIPIDVNDCNIDLASISGHKIYGPKGIGALYVRKKPRVRLVPILNGGGQERGMRSGTLPTPLIVGLGKAAEIALLEMQKDAKHVEELFDRFYDNITKEIADVYLNGSRHNRYKGNLNLSFAYVEGESMILAIKDLAVSSGSACTSSSLEPSYVLKAMGVDEEMAHTSIRFGIGRFTTREEIDYAAALIASKINKLRELSPLWEMVQEGVDLKQIKWATH; from the coding sequence ATGGATGAATTAGAAAAATTAAGACAAAAAGTAAAATTAAGTGGTAAATCACTACCAATTTATATGGATTATCAAGCGACAACTCCTATGGATACAAGGGTTCTGGAATGTATGCTGCCATATTTTACCACTAAATTTGGTAATCCGCATTCTAGGAGTCATTCCTTTGGTTGGGAAGCTGAAGAAGCTGTGGAGTTGTCGAGAAAAGCAGTAGCAAGGCTTATTGGAGCAGATCCTAAAGAGATTATTTTTACTTCTGGTGCTACTGAATCTAATAATTTAGCTATTAAAGGAATTGCTAAATTCTATGGTAATAAAAAAAATCATATAGTGACGGTGGTAAGTGAACATAAATGCGTTTTAGATGCTTGTAGACATTTAGAAGATGGAGGATTTAAGGTAACATATTTGCCAATTCAGCCAAGTGGTTTGATTGATTTAGAAATATTGAAAAATGCCATAACAGATCAAACTATACTGGTATCGGTGATGGCTGTGAATAATGAGATTGGTGTTATCCAACCAATTAAAGAAATTGGCAAAATTTGTCGTGAACGAGGAGTATTCTTTCATTCAGATATTGCCCAAGGATATGGTAAAATTCCCATAGATGTTAATGATTGTAACATTGATCTGGCAAGTATTTCTGGGCATAAAATTTATGGTCCCAAAGGTATTGGGGCTTTATATGTAAGGAAAAAGCCTAGGGTACGATTAGTGCCGATTTTAAATGGTGGTGGGCAGGAAAGAGGTATGCGTTCTGGAACTCTACCAACTCCTTTAATTGTTGGGCTTGGCAAGGCTGCTGAAATAGCTCTGCTTGAAATGCAAAAAGATGCTAAGCATGTAGAAGAACTTTTTGATAGGTTTTATGATAATATTACTAAAGAAATTGCCGATGTTTATCTAAATGGTTCTAGGCATAATAGATATAAGGGAAATCTAAATCTAAGTTTTGCTTATGTGGAAGGTGAGTCTATGATACTAGCTATTAAAGACTTAGCCGTTTCGTCCGGTTCTGCTTGTACATCATCTTCGCTTGAACCATCATATGTGCTAAAAGCTATGGGTGTTGATGAAGAAATGGCACATACATCGATTAGGTTTGGTATTGGTAGATTTACTACTAGAGAAGAAATCGATTATGCTGCAGCGTTAATAGCGTCAAAAATTAATAAATTAAGAGAGCTAAGCCCTCTTTGGGAGATGGTGCAAGAGGGAGTTGATTTAAAGCAAATCAAGTGGGCAACACATTGA
- the iscU gene encoding Fe-S cluster assembly scaffold IscU codes for MAYSLKVLDHYENPRNVGSLDKNDAYVGTGLVGAPACGDVMKLQIKVSEDGIITDAKFKTFGCGSAIASSSLVTEWVKGKSIDEAGSIKNTEIAKELSLPPVKLHCSLLAEDAIKAAIADYKTKKLQ; via the coding sequence ATGGCATATAGTCTAAAAGTGCTGGATCACTATGAAAATCCTCGTAATGTAGGGTCATTAGATAAAAATGATGCATATGTTGGAACAGGTCTTGTTGGAGCTCCTGCATGCGGTGATGTAATGAAGCTACAAATTAAAGTTAGTGAAGATGGAATTATTACAGATGCCAAATTTAAAACTTTTGGTTGTGGTTCTGCTATTGCTTCAAGTTCTTTAGTAACAGAATGGGTTAAGGGTAAATCTATTGATGAGGCTGGTAGTATAAAAAATACTGAAATAGCCAAAGAACTATCTTTACCGCCAGTAAAACTCCATTGCTCTTTATTGGCAGAAGATGCAATAAAAGCTGCAATAGCTGATTATAAAACTAAAAAATTGCAGTAG
- a CDS encoding HesB/IscA family protein, producing the protein MKNIMSLTDAAAKQIKLLIGKRNKPSFGIRVGVKSGGCSGLSYYVEYADDKNKFDEVIEDKGVRILIDPKALMYILASEMDYVEDKFKSGFTFNNPNEKGSCGCGKSFNI; encoded by the coding sequence ATGAAAAATATTATGTCATTGACTGATGCAGCAGCTAAGCAAATAAAGCTATTGATAGGCAAACGTAATAAACCATCTTTTGGTATTAGGGTTGGGGTAAAATCTGGTGGCTGTTCTGGTCTATCTTATTACGTAGAATATGCGGATGACAAGAATAAGTTTGATGAGGTGATAGAAGATAAAGGTGTACGAATATTAATCGATCCAAAAGCTCTGATGTATATTCTAGCAAGTGAAATGGATTATGTAGAAGACAAGTTTAAATCCGGGTTTACTTTTAATAACCCAAATGAAAAAGGTAGTTGTGGGTGTGGAAAGTCGTTTAATATATAA
- a CDS encoding type II toxin-antitoxin system YafQ family toxin — protein sequence MIIQSATRRFEKELSIMHKRGKNITKLIETTDLLVKNINEGVEHHLLLPTKYCLHKIVNMNNIWNCHIEPDWILLYYLNDEILRLERTGTHSDIFK from the coding sequence ATGATTATACAAAGTGCTACTAGACGATTTGAGAAAGAATTATCTATAATGCACAAACGTGGTAAAAACATTACAAAATTAATAGAAACAACTGATTTGTTGGTAAAAAATATTAATGAAGGTGTAGAACATCATTTGTTATTACCTACCAAATATTGTTTACACAAAATTGTAAATATGAATAATATTTGGAATTGTCATATAGAACCTGACTGGATATTACTTTACTACTTAAACGATGAAATATTAAGGCTAGAACGTACGGGAACACACAGCGATATCTTTAAATGA
- a CDS encoding NAD-dependent succinate-semialdehyde dehydrogenase — protein sequence MQLLDFVNKKNYIDGNWLDCQEQLEVSNPANGKVIGSIPNLPNDLIVGAIHSSVRAFKDWSQTSFEQRIIILRKWHSLILENIDELACIITLEQGKILEDAKREVAYGASFIDWFASNIYNIQGKIKLGKSINHKIITEYEPVGPVCAITPWNFPSSMVARKVAPALAAGCSVILKPSELTPFSALILAKLASDAGMPAGVLNIITGDANNIGQIFCNDFRIRKLSFTGSTRVGRILYQNSSATMKRLSLELGGNAPFIVLSDVDLEKAASELILGKIRNSGQSCTSPNRIFIEETIYDKFLSILNMKFANLKVGDGFDPESVIGPLINKAATDKILKLIEDAKNKGGQIICGGKAHNNFFEPTIISNCQDNMEIFTTEIFGPVLACYKFANIDEVIARSNNTEYGLQAYIYCKNISTAQIMAEKLDFGMVSINDSLPANAKAAFAGRKNSGFGVEGSDEGIFEYLNSKSINLYN from the coding sequence ATGCAATTATTAGATTTCGTTAATAAAAAAAATTACATAGATGGAAATTGGCTAGATTGCCAAGAACAGTTGGAAGTATCAAATCCTGCGAATGGCAAGGTAATTGGCTCGATACCAAATTTGCCCAATGATTTAATTGTTGGTGCTATTCACAGTTCTGTTAGAGCTTTTAAAGATTGGTCACAGACTTCTTTTGAACAAAGAATCATCATATTAAGAAAATGGCATTCTTTAATATTAGAGAATATTGATGAATTAGCCTGTATAATTACCTTAGAGCAAGGGAAAATATTAGAAGATGCAAAGCGGGAGGTAGCATATGGAGCGTCGTTTATTGATTGGTTTGCCAGTAATATTTATAATATTCAAGGTAAAATCAAGCTTGGCAAATCAATAAATCACAAAATTATTACCGAATATGAACCGGTTGGTCCGGTTTGTGCAATTACTCCGTGGAATTTTCCAAGTAGCATGGTAGCAAGAAAAGTTGCCCCAGCACTAGCTGCTGGTTGCAGTGTTATACTTAAACCATCGGAACTCACTCCTTTTTCTGCATTGATTTTGGCTAAACTTGCAAGTGATGCTGGCATGCCAGCTGGAGTACTAAATATTATCACAGGTGATGCCAATAATATTGGGCAGATATTTTGCAATGATTTTAGAATTCGTAAATTATCATTTACTGGCTCTACTAGGGTAGGGAGGATATTATACCAAAACTCTAGTGCTACTATGAAGCGTTTGTCTCTAGAACTTGGCGGCAATGCACCATTTATTGTATTAAGTGACGTTGATCTAGAGAAGGCTGCAAGTGAGCTTATATTAGGAAAGATCAGGAATAGTGGACAATCCTGCACTTCTCCTAACAGAATATTTATTGAAGAGACAATTTATGATAAATTTTTATCGATTCTTAATATGAAATTTGCTAATCTTAAAGTAGGGGATGGTTTTGATCCTGAATCAGTTATAGGACCACTGATTAACAAAGCAGCTACAGATAAGATTTTAAAATTGATCGAAGATGCTAAAAATAAAGGTGGGCAAATCATATGTGGAGGTAAAGCTCATAATAATTTTTTTGAGCCAACAATTATTAGCAACTGTCAGGATAATATGGAGATTTTTACAACAGAGATATTTGGACCGGTTCTTGCCTGTTATAAATTTGCTAATATAGATGAGGTTATAGCTCGATCCAATAATACGGAGTATGGATTGCAAGCTTATATATATTGCAAAAATATATCCACAGCTCAAATAATGGCAGAAAAACTTGATTTTGGTATGGTATCAATTAATGATTCACTACCTGCTAATGCCAAAGCAGCATTTGCCGGACGCAAGAATTCAGGATTTGGAGTGGAAGGTTCGGATGAGGGAATATTTGAGTATTTGAATAGTAAATCTATAAATTTGTATAATTAA
- a CDS encoding Npt1/Npt2 family nucleotide transporter → MNKVENNSYFSEMRRVVWPIEGHENKKFLPMAAMMFCILLNYSTLRSIKDGFVVTAIGPEAISFVKTYVVLPMAVLFMVAYVKLCDVLKQENVFYAVTSFFLAYFILFTFVLYPYPELVHPNPETIDALSNEYPNFKWFIRVVGKWSFAIFYAISELWGSMMLSLLFWQFANQITKTEEAKRFYSMFGMLANLSLPVTALILGYFLSKETQIVSEELKFTPLLVIMMSSAVVIMLLYRWMNQHVLTDPTLYDSTSKATKKGKVKLSLIESFKMIFSSKYLGLIALLIICYGVSVNLVEGVWKSKIQQLYPTKEEYTMYMGQFQAWQGVTAILFMIIGSNILRRVSWFTAAMITPLMMLITGVAFFAFIFFDSTIAMYITGLFTSGPLAVAVMIGMIQNILSKATKYSLFDATKNMAYIPLDKDLRTKGQAAVEVIGGRFGKSGGGIIQSTFFILLPAFTFTEATPYFAGVFFVIVILWLYAIKALNKEYKVQISDVKSES, encoded by the coding sequence ATGAATAAGGTGGAAAATAATAGTTATTTCTCAGAAATGAGAAGAGTAGTTTGGCCAATTGAAGGGCATGAAAATAAGAAATTTTTGCCGATGGCGGCTATGATGTTTTGTATTTTGCTCAACTATTCCACTCTTAGATCGATAAAAGATGGATTTGTGGTAACAGCTATTGGTCCTGAAGCAATAAGTTTTGTAAAAACCTATGTTGTTTTACCAATGGCAGTACTATTTATGGTTGCTTACGTAAAGCTTTGTGATGTGTTAAAACAAGAAAATGTTTTTTATGCTGTAACTAGTTTTTTTCTTGCATATTTTATCCTATTCACTTTTGTCTTATATCCTTACCCAGAGTTAGTGCATCCTAATCCCGAAACAATCGATGCATTGAGTAATGAATATCCAAATTTTAAGTGGTTCATTAGGGTAGTTGGTAAGTGGAGCTTTGCAATCTTTTATGCTATATCAGAACTTTGGGGAAGTATGATGCTTAGCTTATTATTTTGGCAATTTGCTAACCAAATTACTAAGACTGAAGAGGCAAAGCGTTTTTATTCTATGTTTGGTATGTTAGCGAATTTATCTTTACCAGTCACTGCATTAATACTTGGCTATTTTTTAAGCAAAGAAACTCAAATAGTTTCAGAAGAACTGAAATTTACGCCGCTACTTGTTATTATGATGAGTAGTGCTGTAGTTATCATGTTGTTATATAGATGGATGAATCAGCATGTTTTAACCGATCCTACTTTATATGACTCAACAAGTAAAGCAACCAAGAAAGGCAAGGTTAAGTTATCTCTCATAGAAAGCTTCAAAATGATTTTTAGCTCAAAATATTTAGGACTTATTGCCTTACTAATTATATGTTATGGTGTGTCAGTAAATCTTGTAGAAGGTGTATGGAAATCAAAAATTCAGCAGCTATATCCAACTAAAGAAGAATATACCATGTATATGGGGCAATTTCAGGCTTGGCAGGGTGTTACAGCTATATTGTTTATGATTATTGGCAGTAATATTCTAAGAAGGGTTTCTTGGTTCACAGCCGCTATGATTACTCCTTTGATGATGTTAATTACGGGAGTTGCTTTTTTTGCCTTTATTTTCTTTGATAGTACTATCGCGATGTATATTACTGGTTTATTCACTTCTGGACCTTTAGCAGTAGCAGTGATGATTGGCATGATTCAAAATATTTTAAGTAAGGCAACAAAATACTCACTATTTGACGCTACTAAAAATATGGCATATATTCCTCTTGATAAAGATCTTAGAACTAAAGGTCAAGCGGCGGTAGAAGTTATAGGTGGTAGGTTCGGTAAATCTGGAGGTGGTATTATCCAGTCAACATTCTTTATCTTGCTCCCTGCTTTTACCTTCACTGAAGCTACACCTTATTTTGCTGGCGTGTTTTTTGTTATTGTAATATTGTGGCTATACGCGATCAAAGCACTTAATAAGGAATATAAAGTTCAGATATCTGATGTCAAATCCGAAAGTTAG
- the lpxD gene encoding UDP-3-O-(3-hydroxymyristoyl)glucosamine N-acyltransferase, whose protein sequence is MINSRFYKKSAPYKLSEIVKLIDTEIVYSNDLLIHNVKSLEEANVGDISFLIHNKYIIQFQNTKASCCIVPENFLHESNNGTILLKTKNPYFAYAKLVDLFYSKAKTYPNKIMPSAYISDSATIGSNCYIGHNVVIEDHVIIGDNCIIESGTSIDFGVVIGNRALIYSNVSVSYSIIGDDVVILAGARIGQDGFGFATDKGIHKKILHTGMVKIGNNVEIGSNTTIDRGSINDTVIEDFCRIDNLVQIGHNAIIGRGSVIVAQAGIAGSTKVGAYCALGGQSGISGHIVLGDKVQVAAQSGVIKDVELGTTVGGYPAVPIRDWHKQSVIMKQLVNKKTGYR, encoded by the coding sequence ATGATAAACTCACGTTTTTATAAGAAATCTGCTCCTTATAAATTATCAGAAATTGTAAAATTAATAGATACTGAGATAGTATACTCAAATGATTTGTTAATCCATAATGTTAAGTCATTAGAAGAGGCTAATGTTGGTGATATAAGTTTTTTAATTCATAACAAATATATTATTCAATTCCAAAACACTAAAGCTTCGTGCTGCATAGTCCCAGAGAATTTTTTGCACGAATCTAATAATGGAACAATTTTATTAAAAACAAAAAATCCGTATTTTGCTTATGCAAAATTAGTAGATTTGTTTTATAGTAAAGCAAAAACTTATCCTAACAAAATTATGCCATCTGCTTATATTTCAGATTCTGCCACTATAGGAAGTAATTGTTATATAGGGCATAACGTTGTTATTGAAGATCATGTTATAATAGGAGATAATTGCATTATAGAATCTGGGACGAGTATAGATTTTGGAGTAGTAATAGGTAATAGAGCATTAATATACTCAAATGTTTCAGTAAGTTACAGTATAATAGGTGATGATGTGGTAATATTAGCGGGAGCGAGAATTGGACAAGATGGATTCGGTTTTGCAACAGATAAAGGAATTCATAAGAAAATTTTGCATACTGGTATGGTAAAAATAGGTAATAATGTTGAAATAGGTAGTAATACTACTATTGATAGAGGATCGATAAATGATACAGTAATAGAAGATTTTTGTAGAATAGATAACTTAGTGCAGATAGGACATAATGCTATAATAGGACGGGGGTCAGTTATTGTTGCCCAAGCAGGTATAGCAGGTAGTACTAAGGTAGGAGCATATTGTGCTTTAGGGGGGCAGTCAGGCATATCCGGACATATAGTACTAGGCGATAAAGTCCAAGTAGCAGCCCAATCTGGCGTGATAAAAGATGTTGAACTAGGAACTACAGTTGGTGGATATCCTGCAGTACCAATTAGAGATTGGCATAAACAATCAGTAATTATGAAGCAACTTGTAAACAAAAAAACGGGATATAGATGA
- the fabZ gene encoding 3-hydroxyacyl-ACP dehydratase FabZ translates to MTINIREIMEMLPHRYPFLLIDKVLEFKLNESIVGIKNVTFNEPQFTGHFPTKPVMPGVLIIEAMAQLSAILVAKSMDFKDKDVFFMTIEEAKFRKVVEPGDTLHIYAKIEQNRGSVWKFSSDSKVNDQIVAESKFTAMVKNRN, encoded by the coding sequence ATGACAATTAATATTAGAGAAATAATGGAAATGCTACCTCATCGTTATCCATTTTTATTAATAGATAAGGTGCTAGAATTTAAACTTAATGAGTCTATTGTTGGTATCAAGAATGTTACTTTTAACGAGCCGCAATTTACTGGTCATTTTCCCACAAAACCAGTAATGCCTGGTGTGCTAATTATTGAGGCTATGGCTCAACTATCTGCTATTTTAGTAGCCAAATCAATGGACTTCAAAGATAAAGATGTTTTCTTTATGACTATTGAAGAGGCAAAATTTCGTAAAGTTGTTGAGCCAGGTGATACATTACATATTTATGCTAAAATAGAACAAAATAGAGGCTCTGTTTGGAAATTTTCAAGTGACAGCAAAGTCAATGATCAGATAGTTGCAGAGAGCAAATTTACTGCAATGGTTAAAAATAGGAATTAA
- the lpxA gene encoding acyl-ACP--UDP-N-acetylglucosamine O-acyltransferase, with translation MTLSAIHATAMVDSKASIGANVRIGPFCTVGSDVVLADNIELKSHVVIEGKTKIGANTVIYPFASIGQSPQIVKYEGEKSEVIIGSNNTIREYVTIQAGSKGGGMVTSVGNNGLFMVGVHIAHDCIVGNNVIFANYASLGGHVKVDDYAIIGGLSAVLQFVRIGQHSMVGGMSAVSKDVIPFGVVTNERAFLEGINLVGMKRRGFDNQETLDTIKAVDEIFIGEGIFTDRIEIVLKQYKGNPIVEQIIAFIKQDLTRAFCQPRQVEHDKVSR, from the coding sequence ATGACCTTATCAGCTATACACGCAACTGCCATGGTAGATTCAAAGGCTTCGATTGGTGCAAATGTCAGAATCGGTCCTTTTTGTACTGTTGGGTCGGATGTGGTTTTGGCGGATAATATTGAGTTAAAATCACACGTAGTTATAGAGGGCAAAACAAAAATTGGTGCTAATACAGTTATATATCCATTTGCTTCCATTGGTCAGTCCCCTCAAATAGTTAAGTATGAGGGAGAAAAGTCAGAGGTTATCATAGGCAGTAATAATACTATTAGAGAATATGTAACTATTCAAGCTGGTAGTAAAGGTGGTGGTATGGTTACCTCTGTAGGTAATAATGGTTTATTTATGGTTGGAGTACATATAGCACATGATTGCATCGTAGGAAATAATGTAATTTTTGCAAACTATGCTAGCCTAGGTGGTCACGTTAAAGTTGATGATTATGCCATTATAGGAGGGCTTTCTGCTGTTCTGCAATTCGTACGTATAGGACAACATTCGATGGTGGGGGGTATGTCTGCAGTGAGCAAAGATGTGATTCCATTTGGAGTAGTTACAAATGAAAGGGCATTTCTTGAAGGAATAAACTTAGTTGGGATGAAAAGACGTGGCTTTGATAATCAGGAAACGCTTGATACTATAAAAGCCGTAGATGAGATTTTTATTGGCGAAGGTATTTTTACTGATAGAATTGAGATAGTTTTAAAGCAATATAAAGGTAATCCTATTGTAGAACAAATTATCGCTTTTATAAAACAGGATCTTACTAGAGCATTTTGTCAGCCAAGACAAGTTGAGCATGATAAGGTAAGTAGGTAA